A window of Rubricoccus marinus contains these coding sequences:
- the nusB gene encoding transcription antitermination factor NusB, with product MSTRRQVRERVLQALYAQEVSGDSVEHILNTLIRPIFKGEKTYIRFAEKLLLRGLDVREEADALLDKHVQNWEISRLALTDRLVLRMAVAEMIHFDDIPPKVTINEAVDLARIFGSEKSPSFVNGVLDAILNELRETDRLSKKGRGLINTSTKTGE from the coding sequence ATGAGCACTCGTCGCCAGGTTCGCGAGCGCGTCCTTCAAGCCCTCTACGCGCAAGAGGTCAGCGGGGACTCGGTAGAGCACATCCTGAACACGCTCATCCGGCCCATTTTCAAGGGCGAGAAGACTTATATCCGCTTCGCGGAGAAGCTCCTCCTCCGGGGCCTGGACGTCCGCGAGGAAGCGGACGCGCTCCTGGACAAGCACGTCCAGAACTGGGAGATCTCGCGCCTCGCGCTTACGGACCGGCTGGTTCTGCGCATGGCCGTCGCGGAGATGATCCACTTTGACGACATCCCGCCAAAGGTGACCATCAACGAGGCCGTGGACCTCGCGCGGATCTTCGGCAGCGAGAAGAGCCCCAGCTTCGTCAACGGCGTGCTGGACGCGATCCTGAACGAACTGCGCGAGACCGACCGCCTATCCAAGAAAGGCCGTGGGCTCATCAACACGAGCACCAAGACGGGCGAGTAG
- a CDS encoding DNA internalization-related competence protein ComEC/Rec2, whose product MPLSPPPPPLRFAARPAFVAAVAFGLGVVAAEAVPASRPLAWLGAVGACALFAGAYAWRSRQRLVTLRPLAIAAAALAAVFALGAGRMAAWSTLPPDHIAHAAARAVEAEDPDITLWGTVEAEPTRRASGVALIVRADSALRGTRAQRVRGLVQVTLSIPRANPWSGELPPTPVYPALHTGDRIAIAGALGVARGRRNPADFDYHRFLAQRGIHATLRASGAESVAFLAPSASVPTRFANALRQRIRRAMGAHVVSPEARGVLGALLLADRSGISDDTREAFVQAGLVHLLAVSGLHVLLVGFVLYGLLGPLLGRLGVGWRAREWSRSLFTFALLAAYVLVTGGAIPVVRAWVMASVVLAGRALEKPFDTLNTLGVAALVLLFIRPASLFEVGFQLSFAAVGALATLTPLATRLLRAHVPARVLARGGVTWATEMTLASGAATLGTAPVLLVHFGRVPLAGLLLNLAAIPLTATALGAGLLTALAAPLAPVADVFGALANTAALGLLWTSEIGARGLGLFSVERFVTDGLVMAAMAAGLAALALWLRPRARWRMALLALGLVVLAGWRGVARGEGRPALDAVFLDVGQGDATLLSFPSGAHVLIDAGPATPTWDSGARTVLPHLARYGIRRLDLVIATHPDADHTGGLPSVLQEVEVGRLVHNGVPREDGPWAETLRIADSLGIAQHVAAAGDTLAIGPQARIHVLAPGPQALASGDANEGSVSLLVRFGETDLLLTGDAETTSEAEMLATYGSLLRAEVVKVGHHGSRTSSTPRFVEAASAAPEAGGGTRWAVVSVAERNRYGLPDEEPLARWAARGAGVLSTADLGAVWLRSDGRDLYPVKWR is encoded by the coding sequence GTGCCGCTCTCCCCGCCCCCTCCCCCGCTCCGGTTCGCCGCGCGCCCCGCGTTTGTGGCTGCGGTCGCGTTCGGGCTCGGGGTTGTGGCCGCGGAGGCCGTGCCGGCGTCCAGGCCTCTGGCGTGGTTGGGGGCGGTCGGCGCGTGCGCGCTCTTCGCGGGGGCATACGCGTGGCGCTCCCGCCAGAGGCTGGTGACGCTACGGCCTCTGGCGATTGCGGCGGCGGCCCTCGCGGCCGTGTTCGCCCTCGGCGCGGGGCGGATGGCGGCGTGGAGCACGCTCCCGCCGGATCACATCGCGCACGCAGCGGCGCGGGCAGTGGAGGCGGAGGACCCCGACATCACGCTCTGGGGCACGGTCGAGGCCGAGCCGACGCGCCGGGCCTCTGGCGTGGCGCTCATTGTGCGTGCGGATTCGGCGCTGCGAGGCACACGCGCCCAGCGCGTGCGGGGGTTGGTGCAGGTCACGCTCTCGATCCCACGGGCGAACCCGTGGAGCGGCGAACTCCCGCCCACGCCCGTCTACCCCGCGCTCCACACCGGCGACCGCATCGCGATCGCGGGCGCGCTCGGGGTCGCCAGAGGCCGGAGAAACCCGGCGGACTTCGACTACCATCGCTTTCTGGCGCAGCGCGGCATCCACGCCACTCTGCGCGCCTCTGGCGCCGAGTCCGTCGCCTTCCTCGCGCCGTCCGCCTCCGTTCCAACGCGGTTCGCGAACGCGCTCCGCCAGAGGATCCGCCGCGCGATGGGGGCGCACGTGGTCTCGCCAGAGGCCCGCGGCGTGCTGGGGGCGCTGCTTCTGGCGGACCGGAGCGGGATCTCGGACGACACGCGCGAGGCGTTCGTGCAGGCGGGACTGGTGCACCTACTCGCCGTGTCGGGCCTGCACGTGCTGCTGGTGGGCTTCGTGCTGTACGGACTGCTCGGGCCGCTGCTCGGGAGGCTCGGCGTGGGCTGGCGAGCGCGGGAATGGAGCCGATCGCTGTTCACGTTCGCGCTCTTGGCGGCGTACGTGCTCGTCACCGGTGGCGCGATCCCCGTTGTGCGCGCGTGGGTGATGGCGAGCGTCGTGCTGGCCGGCCGCGCGCTCGAAAAGCCGTTCGACACGCTCAACACGCTGGGCGTAGCCGCGCTCGTGCTGCTGTTTATCCGCCCCGCCTCGCTTTTCGAGGTCGGCTTCCAGCTCTCTTTCGCGGCGGTCGGCGCGCTCGCCACGCTGACCCCTCTGGCGACCCGCCTGCTCCGCGCGCACGTCCCGGCGCGCGTTCTCGCTAGAGGCGGCGTGACGTGGGCAACGGAGATGACGCTGGCCTCTGGCGCCGCCACGCTGGGGACGGCGCCCGTGCTGCTGGTCCACTTTGGGCGCGTGCCGCTGGCGGGGCTGCTGCTCAACCTTGCCGCGATCCCCCTTACCGCCACGGCGCTCGGAGCCGGACTGCTCACGGCGCTCGCCGCGCCTCTGGCGCCCGTTGCCGACGTGTTCGGCGCGCTTGCGAACACCGCAGCGCTGGGCTTGCTCTGGACGAGCGAGATCGGCGCCAGAGGCCTGGGGCTGTTCTCCGTCGAGCGGTTCGTGACCGACGGACTCGTAATGGCGGCGATGGCGGCCGGTTTGGCTGCGCTCGCGTTGTGGCTGCGGCCGCGCGCGCGGTGGCGGATGGCGCTCCTCGCGCTCGGGCTCGTCGTCCTCGCGGGGTGGCGCGGGGTCGCCAGAGGCGAGGGCCGCCCGGCGCTGGATGCGGTCTTTCTCGACGTGGGACAGGGCGACGCCACGCTCCTCTCGTTTCCAAGTGGCGCGCATGTCCTGATTGACGCCGGCCCGGCCACGCCCACCTGGGACAGCGGCGCGCGGACGGTTCTCCCCCACCTCGCGCGCTACGGCATCCGTCGGCTGGACCTCGTGATTGCCACCCACCCGGACGCCGATCACACGGGCGGCCTGCCGTCCGTTCTCCAAGAGGTGGAAGTCGGGCGGCTTGTCCACAACGGCGTCCCGCGCGAGGACGGCCCGTGGGCCGAAACGCTTCGGATCGCGGACTCGCTTGGCATCGCGCAGCACGTCGCCGCCGCAGGAGACACGCTCGCCATCGGGCCTCAGGCACGTATCCACGTTCTCGCGCCCGGCCCGCAAGCGCTGGCCTCTGGCGACGCCAACGAGGGCTCGGTCTCGCTGCTCGTGCGGTTCGGCGAGACCGACCTACTGCTGACGGGTGACGCGGAAACGACCTCAGAGGCCGAAATGCTGGCGACGTACGGCTCCCTGCTCCGCGCCGAGGTCGTCAAAGTGGGCCATCACGGCTCTCGCACGTCCTCCACACCGCGCTTCGTGGAGGCCGCGAGCGCGGCGCCAGAGGCCGGGGGCGGCACGCGGTGGGCCGTCGTCTCCGTCGCGGAGCGCAACCGGTACGGCCTGCCGGACGAGGAGCCTCTGGCGCGGTGGGCCGCCAGAGGCGCCGGCGTGCTCTCCACGGCGGACCTCGGAGCGGTCTGGCTGCGTTCAGACGGCCGAGACCTCTACCCCGTGAAGTGGCGCTGA
- a CDS encoding branched-chain amino acid transaminase: MENPRIWFDGKLVNHEDATVHVLSHVLHYGSSVFEGIRCYKTDKGSAVFRLREHMRRLVDSAKIHRMEIDYDLDTLCDAVVETIEDSGLDACYIRPLTFRGHGKMGVNPLNNPVRTIIAVWEWGQYLGPEALENGVDVQVASWSRPAPNTIPAMAKAGGNYIGSSLIKMDAIKNGFAEGIALTVDGYLSEGSGENLFIIRDGVIHTPPAAFSILPGITRDSIITIARERGYEVREVAMPREALYIADEVFFTGTAAEVTPVRSVDHHVVGGGTRGPITTELQTALFDVLHRGEDSHGWLRFVGDAAPEASGDGVASGTKSPEVNVA; encoded by the coding sequence ATGGAGAACCCCCGCATCTGGTTCGACGGCAAGCTCGTGAACCACGAGGACGCGACCGTCCATGTCCTCTCCCACGTCCTTCACTACGGCTCGTCCGTCTTCGAGGGGATCCGGTGCTACAAAACCGACAAAGGCTCGGCCGTTTTCCGCCTCCGCGAGCACATGCGCCGCTTGGTGGACTCCGCCAAGATCCACCGGATGGAGATCGACTACGACCTCGACACGCTCTGCGACGCCGTCGTAGAAACCATCGAGGACAGCGGCCTGGACGCCTGCTACATCCGGCCGCTCACCTTCCGGGGGCACGGCAAGATGGGCGTCAACCCGCTCAACAACCCCGTCCGCACCATTATCGCGGTTTGGGAGTGGGGGCAATACCTCGGGCCGGAGGCCTTGGAGAACGGCGTGGACGTGCAGGTCGCCTCGTGGAGCCGCCCGGCGCCCAACACCATCCCCGCGATGGCAAAGGCAGGTGGCAACTACATCGGCTCGTCGCTCATCAAGATGGACGCCATCAAGAACGGGTTCGCCGAGGGCATCGCGCTGACCGTGGACGGCTACCTCTCCGAGGGCTCGGGCGAGAACCTGTTCATCATCCGCGACGGCGTGATCCACACCCCACCCGCGGCCTTCTCCATCCTGCCGGGCATCACTCGCGATAGCATCATCACCATCGCGCGGGAGCGCGGTTACGAGGTGCGCGAGGTGGCCATGCCCCGCGAGGCGCTCTACATCGCAGACGAGGTGTTCTTCACCGGCACGGCCGCCGAGGTCACCCCCGTCCGCTCCGTGGATCACCACGTCGTCGGCGGAGGCACGCGCGGCCCCATCACGACCGAACTGCAGACGGCGCTCTTCGACGTGCTGCACCGCGGAGAGGACTCCCACGGCTGGCTCCGCTTCGTCGGAGACGCTGCGCCAGAGGCCTCTGGCGACGGCGTCGCGAGCGGCACGAAGTCGCCCGAGGTCAACGTGGCCTAG
- a CDS encoding ChaN family lipoprotein, whose protein sequence is MKRLLALLILASSAMAAHAQTPDSLAGSVAVTSRDGHAVTLGDIVNAAADADVVFLGEIHDDSLGHVVQLHILRALHERYGGARGVVLGMEMFETDVQGVLDEYASGVIREQDMTAASRPWPNYARDYRPLVEFSITNGIPVVGTNAPKRYVSLVSREGSVDALDALSPEARATMPAPVAPPSELLATKFTALMGDMGSHGAIPGMPSVDGMLAAQNLRDATMAQAMVDAMAQAGEQPLAVHVNGSFHSAGGLGIPEHVRRLASQARILVVTMAPASGAVPEMGTDDFVVLTGAQ, encoded by the coding sequence ATGAAACGCCTCCTCGCTCTCCTGATCCTCGCCTCTAGCGCCATGGCCGCGCACGCCCAGACCCCCGATTCGCTCGCGGGGTCTGTGGCCGTCACCTCGCGCGACGGTCATGCCGTTACGCTTGGTGACATCGTCAACGCCGCAGCCGATGCGGACGTGGTCTTCCTCGGCGAGATCCACGACGACTCGCTCGGCCACGTCGTCCAGCTCCACATCCTCCGCGCGCTCCACGAGCGCTACGGCGGCGCCAGAGGCGTGGTGCTCGGCATGGAGATGTTCGAGACCGACGTGCAAGGCGTGCTGGACGAGTACGCCTCGGGCGTGATCCGCGAACAAGACATGACCGCGGCGTCTCGCCCGTGGCCCAACTACGCCCGCGACTACCGCCCGCTCGTGGAGTTCTCCATCACGAACGGGATCCCGGTCGTGGGTACAAACGCGCCGAAGCGCTACGTCAGCCTCGTCTCGCGCGAGGGCAGCGTCGACGCGCTCGACGCGCTCTCGCCAGAGGCCCGGGCCACGATGCCGGCCCCCGTCGCGCCGCCGTCTGAGCTGCTGGCGACGAAGTTCACCGCGCTCATGGGCGACATGGGGAGCCACGGCGCCATCCCTGGGATGCCAAGCGTAGACGGAATGCTGGCCGCTCAAAACCTCCGCGACGCCACGATGGCTCAGGCCATGGTGGACGCGATGGCGCAGGCCGGCGAGCAGCCTCTGGCGGTCCACGTCAACGGCAGCTTCCACAGCGCGGGCGGACTCGGCATTCCCGAGCACGTCCGGCGCCTCGCGTCTCAGGCTCGCATCCTCGTTGTGACCATGGCTCCGGCCTCTGGTGCCGTTCCCGAGATGGGCACCGACGACTTCGTGGTTCTCACCGGAGCGCAGTAG
- a CDS encoding DEAD/DEAH box helicase has protein sequence MAYALQIDLTSTAQKQRKEDNPTQTPFEDPAEDAPLATLDSLPDTVREGVEALGWESLMPVQAQAIPHTLDGRDVVVQSRTGSGKTGAFLLPMLDMLDPDAGVTQALVLCPTRELARQIHGEFEKMNAAAPEDERVRAVAVYGGTSYGPQIEAFKAGVEVVIGTPGRVLDHIESRTLRLDGLKMLVLDEADEMLSMGFYPDMRKLKRFLPKERVSAMFSATMPYQVQRVGREFLTDPVFLAPAGGRIHVDMMTHYAVEVPPMEKDRALAKLIEWENPSSAIVFANTKRQVEYLATFLQNFGYDADGISSDLTQKAREKVMGRLRAGKLRILVATDVAARGIDVSDLSHVFQFDIPQDKEYYVHRSGRTARAGKSGTSTTLFAAHERTAIADLIKKYDIPIETRELPTDDELGRRVGERLTNRLEDRMRDRSAMDVERAARFISVARQLVEEDNPEILAMLLDDAYRQSLHEVTPAPEADDASGEDEKPRKKRRRDEDGDEKPRSRKRRRDHDDDDDREDTRARDEDDAPEASGDDETTSRRNDDDGADDEAPKKKRSRSRSRRRKTDDDA, from the coding sequence TTGGCCTACGCCCTTCAGATCGACCTCACGAGCACTGCCCAGAAGCAGCGCAAAGAGGACAACCCCACCCAGACGCCTTTCGAGGACCCGGCCGAGGACGCGCCGCTCGCCACGCTGGACTCGCTGCCCGATACCGTCCGTGAGGGCGTTGAGGCGCTCGGCTGGGAATCGCTGATGCCCGTTCAGGCGCAGGCGATCCCGCACACGCTGGACGGCCGCGACGTGGTCGTGCAGAGCCGGACGGGCTCCGGCAAGACCGGCGCCTTCCTGCTGCCCATGCTGGACATGCTGGACCCCGACGCCGGCGTCACGCAGGCGCTCGTGCTCTGCCCGACCCGCGAGCTGGCCCGCCAGATCCACGGCGAGTTTGAGAAGATGAACGCCGCCGCGCCAGAGGACGAGCGCGTCCGCGCCGTCGCCGTCTACGGCGGCACGTCGTACGGCCCGCAGATCGAGGCGTTCAAGGCCGGCGTCGAGGTCGTGATCGGCACGCCCGGCCGCGTGCTGGACCACATCGAGAGCCGCACGCTCCGCCTGGACGGGCTCAAGATGCTCGTGCTGGACGAGGCCGACGAGATGTTGAGCATGGGCTTCTACCCGGACATGCGCAAGCTCAAGCGCTTCCTGCCCAAGGAGCGCGTCTCGGCCATGTTCTCCGCCACGATGCCCTACCAGGTGCAGCGCGTCGGCCGGGAGTTCCTGACCGATCCCGTCTTCCTCGCGCCCGCCGGCGGACGCATCCATGTGGACATGATGACGCACTACGCCGTCGAGGTCCCGCCGATGGAGAAAGACCGCGCGCTCGCCAAGCTGATCGAGTGGGAGAACCCGTCCTCCGCCATCGTCTTCGCCAACACGAAGCGGCAGGTGGAGTACCTCGCGACGTTCCTGCAGAACTTCGGCTACGACGCCGATGGCATCTCGTCCGACCTCACGCAGAAGGCCCGCGAAAAGGTGATGGGCCGCTTGCGCGCCGGCAAGCTCCGCATCCTCGTCGCGACCGACGTCGCCGCCAGAGGCATCGACGTGAGCGACCTCAGCCACGTCTTCCAGTTCGACATCCCGCAGGACAAGGAGTACTACGTGCACCGCTCCGGCCGCACGGCCCGCGCAGGCAAGAGCGGCACGTCCACCACGCTGTTCGCCGCGCACGAGCGGACGGCCATCGCGGACCTCATCAAGAAGTACGACATCCCGATCGAGACGCGCGAGCTTCCGACGGACGACGAGTTGGGCCGCCGCGTCGGCGAGCGCCTGACGAACCGCCTGGAGGACCGCATGCGCGACCGCTCCGCGATGGACGTGGAGCGCGCCGCGCGCTTCATCTCCGTCGCCCGGCAGCTCGTGGAGGAGGACAACCCGGAGATCCTCGCGATGCTCCTGGACGACGCCTACCGCCAGAGCCTCCACGAGGTCACGCCCGCGCCAGAGGCCGACGACGCCTCTGGCGAGGACGAGAAGCCCCGCAAAAAGCGCCGCCGCGATGAGGACGGGGACGAGAAGCCCCGCTCCCGCAAGCGCCGCCGCGACCACGACGACGACGACGACCGGGAGGACACGCGCGCCCGCGATGAGGACGACGCGCCAGAGGCCTCTGGCGACGACGAGACCACGAGCCGCCGCAACGACGATGACGGTGCAGACGACGAGGCACCCAAGAAGAAGCGCAGCCGCTCGCGCTCGCGCCGTCGCAAAACCGACGACGACGCATGA
- the fabG gene encoding 3-oxoacyl-[acyl-carrier-protein] reductase, which translates to MTLDLTDKTVLVTGGTRGIGRAIVEAASGAGARVAFTYRSSSETANALAEQLGGAERALAIQADAGDPEQAAGAVQSVVDAWGQIDGLVVNAGITRDGLMIRMTPEDWEAVISTNLTGAFHVCKAAYRPMMKQRAGSIVTISSVVGVTGNAGQANYAASKAGLIGFTKSLARELGGRGVRANVVAPGYIKTDMTADLGENVTGHMKEQIPLKRLGQPEDIAAAVLFLLSDASTYVTGHTLHVDGGMAM; encoded by the coding sequence ATGACCCTCGACCTCACCGACAAGACCGTCCTCGTCACCGGCGGCACCCGCGGCATCGGCCGCGCCATCGTCGAAGCCGCCTCTGGCGCCGGCGCCCGCGTGGCGTTTACCTACCGCTCGTCGTCCGAGACCGCCAACGCCCTCGCCGAGCAACTCGGCGGAGCCGAGCGCGCCCTCGCCATCCAGGCCGACGCCGGCGATCCCGAGCAGGCCGCTGGCGCCGTGCAGTCCGTCGTGGATGCGTGGGGGCAGATCGACGGGCTGGTCGTCAACGCCGGGATCACGCGCGATGGGCTGATGATCCGCATGACGCCAGAGGACTGGGAGGCCGTGATCTCGACCAACCTCACGGGCGCGTTCCACGTCTGCAAGGCGGCTTACCGCCCGATGATGAAGCAGCGCGCCGGAAGCATCGTCACCATCTCGTCGGTTGTGGGCGTAACGGGCAACGCGGGGCAGGCCAACTACGCCGCGAGCAAAGCCGGACTGATCGGGTTCACCAAGAGCCTGGCGCGCGAGCTGGGCGGACGCGGCGTGCGTGCCAACGTGGTCGCGCCCGGCTACATCAAGACCGACATGACGGCGGATCTGGGCGAGAACGTGACCGGGCACATGAAGGAGCAGATCCCGCTCAAGCGGCTCGGCCAACCCGAGGACATCGCGGCGGCGGTGCTCTTCCTGCTCTCGGACGCGTCCACGTACGTCACCGGCCACACGCTCCACGTGGACGGCGGGATGGCGATGTAG
- the fabD gene encoding ACP S-malonyltransferase, which yields MTAFLFPGQGSQFAGMAADLAERFPESREVIERADAALGFSLSEAMFDTGETAAETLKRTEITQPALYVHSLAAHAALAARGLSCDMAAGHSLGEWSALAAVGAVGFEDGLLAVRRRAELMGQAGDVRPGTMAAVLGMDAADLERVCAEASGAGEGDVVAANYNDPGQIVISGDREAVERAGAMAQEAGARRVIPLPVSGAFHSPLMEFAREGLAATLETLDLSAPSVPVVLNVTAEPTTDPEVIRQRLLEQLTAPVRWAQTMEAMGAAGVTRFVEVGAGKVLAGLAKRSLGRQTETATAGTADEIEALAV from the coding sequence ATGACAGCTTTCCTCTTCCCCGGCCAGGGCTCACAGTTCGCGGGCATGGCCGCCGACCTCGCCGAGCGATTTCCTGAGTCCCGCGAGGTTATCGAGCGCGCCGACGCGGCTCTCGGCTTCTCGCTTAGTGAGGCCATGTTCGATACGGGCGAAACGGCGGCGGAGACGCTGAAGCGGACGGAGATCACGCAGCCTGCGCTCTACGTCCACAGCCTCGCGGCCCACGCCGCGCTCGCCGCCAGAGGCCTGAGCTGCGACATGGCCGCCGGGCACAGCCTGGGCGAGTGGAGCGCGCTCGCAGCCGTCGGCGCCGTCGGCTTCGAAGATGGGCTTCTGGCGGTCCGCCGCCGCGCCGAACTGATGGGGCAAGCCGGCGACGTACGCCCCGGCACGATGGCGGCCGTTCTCGGCATGGACGCCGCCGACCTGGAGCGCGTCTGCGCCGAAGCCTCTGGCGCTGGCGAGGGCGACGTCGTCGCGGCGAACTACAACGACCCGGGGCAGATCGTGATCTCGGGCGACCGCGAGGCGGTGGAGCGTGCCGGCGCGATGGCGCAAGAGGCGGGCGCGCGGCGCGTGATCCCGCTCCCGGTAAGCGGTGCCTTCCACAGTCCGCTGATGGAGTTCGCTCGCGAAGGCCTCGCGGCCACGCTCGAAACGCTCGACCTCTCAGCGCCGTCCGTGCCGGTCGTGCTCAACGTCACCGCTGAGCCGACGACCGACCCCGAAGTCATCCGCCAGAGGCTCTTGGAGCAGCTCACCGCGCCGGTCCGCTGGGCCCAAACGATGGAGGCGATGGGCGCCGCTGGCGTGACGCGGTTCGTCGAGGTCGGTGCGGGCAAGGTGCTCGCGGGACTCGCGAAGCGCTCGCTCGGGCGGCAGACGGAGACCGCTACGGCCGGAACCGCCGACGAGATCGAAGCCCTCGCGGTCTGA
- a CDS encoding beta-ketoacyl-ACP synthase III, with protein MPQAPRRTAAITAVGAYLPEDRLTNADLEKMVDTNDEWIRSRTGIVERRILRDPNKATAFMATRAAQEALDKRGLSAEDVDVILVATITPDMVFPATACLVQNNLGASGAWGYDISAACSGFLYALSTATSMIESGQAQRILVIGGDTMSRIIDYTDRTTCVIFGDGAGAVLLEANEEGYGVHDSVSYVDGSGAESLCMEAGGSLRPATHATVEAGMHYARQDGRAVFKRAVVGMAEAAAEIMERNRLTADNVDWLVPHQANLRIIDATRKRMDLPAEKVMLNIERYGNTTAGTLPLCLWDWESKLRKGDNIVLAAFGGGFTWGATYLTWAYDGAPEAA; from the coding sequence ATGCCTCAGGCCCCCCGCCGAACAGCCGCCATCACCGCGGTCGGCGCCTATCTCCCGGAAGACCGGCTCACCAACGCCGACCTGGAGAAGATGGTGGACACCAACGACGAGTGGATTCGGTCGCGCACCGGCATCGTAGAGCGTCGCATCCTCCGCGATCCGAACAAGGCCACGGCGTTTATGGCGACCCGCGCCGCGCAAGAGGCGCTCGACAAGCGCGGCCTCAGCGCCGAGGACGTCGACGTGATCCTCGTCGCGACGATCACGCCGGACATGGTCTTCCCGGCGACGGCGTGCCTGGTGCAGAACAACCTGGGCGCCTCTGGCGCGTGGGGCTACGACATCTCCGCGGCGTGCTCGGGCTTCCTCTACGCGCTCTCGACGGCGACGAGCATGATCGAGAGCGGGCAGGCGCAGCGGATCCTCGTGATCGGCGGCGACACCATGAGCCGCATCATCGACTACACCGACCGCACGACGTGCGTGATCTTCGGCGACGGCGCCGGAGCGGTTTTGCTGGAGGCAAACGAGGAGGGCTACGGCGTGCACGATTCCGTCAGCTACGTGGACGGATCCGGCGCGGAGTCCCTGTGCATGGAGGCGGGCGGAAGCCTCCGGCCCGCGACCCACGCGACGGTGGAGGCCGGCATGCACTACGCGCGGCAAGACGGACGCGCCGTCTTCAAGCGCGCCGTTGTCGGCATGGCCGAGGCGGCGGCCGAGATCATGGAGCGCAACCGCCTCACGGCGGACAACGTCGACTGGCTGGTGCCGCACCAGGCCAACCTCCGCATCATCGACGCGACGCGGAAACGGATGGACCTCCCGGCCGAGAAGGTGATGCTCAACATCGAGCGCTACGGCAACACGACCGCCGGCACGCTCCCGCTCTGCCTCTGGGACTGGGAGAGCAAGCTCCGCAAGGGCGACAACATCGTGCTGGCGGCCTTCGGCGGCGGCTTCACCTGGGGCGCGACGTATCTCACGTGGGCCTACGACGGCGCGCCAGAGGCGGCCTAG
- the plsX gene encoding phosphate acyltransferase PlsX, whose translation MSPTSPSRPIRVALDAMGGDHAPGVTAEGAVLAVQESHGSLEVVLVGREAEVREALSSRNADGLAIEILDAPEVIGMGESPSASLKGKPHSSIHVGLGAHKAGKVDAFASAGNTGAVMAASTFILGRLPGVLRPALPGYFPTVSGMCICVDVGANVDVRADLLVQFATMGRVFAQHSLRKENPSVALVNVGEEPGKGTEVVKETFERLSEMDDLGFIGNIEGRDVFHHGADVIVCDGFVGNVMLKLGESFSTILPHLFGTEIEKQGLSADVASGVKSILRGVAARFDYENYGGVPLLGVGGTAVIGHGGSSARAIARMVTHTAELVAGGVTEHVAQAIARPSADTVSA comes from the coding sequence ATGTCGCCGACCTCGCCCTCACGGCCGATCCGTGTCGCCCTGGATGCAATGGGCGGCGACCATGCCCCTGGCGTAACGGCGGAAGGAGCCGTGTTGGCCGTTCAAGAGTCCCACGGCTCCCTTGAGGTTGTGCTCGTGGGCCGGGAAGCCGAGGTGCGAGAAGCGCTGAGTTCCCGCAACGCGGACGGCCTCGCCATTGAGATCCTCGACGCGCCAGAGGTGATCGGAATGGGCGAGAGCCCGTCGGCATCGCTCAAGGGGAAGCCCCACTCGTCAATCCACGTGGGGTTGGGCGCACACAAAGCTGGCAAAGTGGACGCGTTCGCTTCGGCGGGCAACACCGGTGCGGTCATGGCCGCGTCGACGTTTATCCTCGGCCGTCTGCCGGGTGTCCTGCGCCCCGCGCTGCCCGGCTACTTCCCGACCGTCTCCGGCATGTGCATCTGCGTAGATGTGGGCGCCAACGTCGATGTCCGCGCCGACCTGCTCGTGCAGTTCGCGACGATGGGCCGCGTGTTCGCGCAGCACTCGTTGCGCAAAGAGAACCCCTCCGTCGCGCTCGTGAACGTGGGGGAGGAGCCAGGAAAAGGAACCGAGGTGGTCAAGGAGACCTTCGAACGGCTGAGCGAGATGGACGACCTCGGCTTTATCGGCAACATCGAGGGGCGCGACGTATTCCACCACGGCGCAGACGTAATCGTCTGTGACGGCTTCGTGGGCAACGTGATGCTCAAGCTCGGCGAGAGCTTCTCGACGATCCTGCCCCACCTGTTCGGAACCGAGATCGAGAAGCAGGGCCTCAGCGCCGACGTGGCCTCTGGCGTGAAAAGCATCCTCCGCGGCGTGGCCGCCCGCTTCGATTACGAGAACTACGGCGGCGTGCCGCTTCTCGGCGTAGGCGGCACCGCCGTAATCGGGCACGGCGGATCGTCGGCCCGTGCCATCGCGCGCATGGTTACCCACACGGCCGAACTCGTGGCCGGGGGCGTTACCGAGCATGTCGCGCAGGCCATCGCCCGTCCCTCCGCCGATACCGTCAGCGCTTAA
- the rpmF gene encoding 50S ribosomal protein L32: MANPKRRHSKARTATRRAQYKVRSLPVTQECSNCGSDKILHRACPNCGHYRGRAVVERTERY, from the coding sequence ATGGCAAACCCTAAGCGCCGCCACTCCAAGGCCCGCACCGCTACCCGCCGCGCCCAGTACAAAGTGCGCTCGCTGCCTGTGACGCAGGAGTGCTCCAACTGTGGCAGCGATAAAATCCTGCACCGCGCCTGCCCGAACTGCGGGCACTACCGTGGCCGCGCCGTCGTGGAGCGCACCGAGCGGTACTAA